One window from the genome of Prochlorococcus marinus CUG1438 encodes:
- a CDS encoding DUF2811 domain-containing protein, which produces MDQISQTNLTDKKLVECSSNKVSLETELSETLYNTMKDFVLSNPTWDQYKLINSALATFLVQNGCTDNSVSEIYLNQLFTPSKSF; this is translated from the coding sequence ATGGATCAAATCAGCCAAACAAATTTAACTGATAAGAAACTCGTAGAGTGCTCTTCAAATAAAGTCTCATTAGAAACAGAGCTTTCAGAAACTCTTTATAACACTATGAAAGATTTCGTATTAAGTAACCCCACTTGGGATCAATATAAGCTTATAAATTCAGCATTAGCTACTTTTCTCGTTCAAAACGGTTGTACAGATAATTCTGTCTCAGAAATTTATTTAAATCAATTATTTACACCCTCTAAGTCTTTTTGA
- a CDS encoding GMC family oxidoreductase, whose protein sequence is MDISPYDAIVVGSGATGGIATLTLAEQGIKVLVIEAGPQVKRHEASNHEPKSTLKRLSGVITKKHANQCQHPGYWKNNPELYSNELKHPYDFPKKKPFLWTQGKQYGGRSLTWGGITLRLSSEDFHPAKKDGFGPNWPISYEEISPHYDFVENFCGIYGRKDDIKEVPNGKYIGEIPFTENENVFGSKVKSKLNYPFIQSRGFDHNSSVKEKNWPKSSSIGSSLKKALDTGNVQIISNYLVESFEINKITELASKLTIVNLENGHKEVLDCDLILLCASTISTLRILLNSEYKSNSAGFKDNSGKLGKYLMDHISICRFFSVPKAKNSDKLLDNPPDLSGAGSFFIPFGSNLPEIEDINFHRGYGIWGAIDRLGIPKFLQKDANKSIGFLIAHGEVLPREKNSVSLSRKTDEWGIPIPYIEFEWSENELNMAKHMEKTIQKSVKAANGKIKNIDELMNIPLGSLFTKNLIALSNSPPPPGYYIHEVGGAPMGLNEENSVVDKFNRLWRCKNVLVLDGACWPTSSWQSPTLTMMALSRRACLNIKKT, encoded by the coding sequence TTGGATATAAGTCCTTATGATGCAATTGTTGTTGGTTCTGGAGCTACAGGAGGAATAGCAACACTTACATTGGCAGAACAAGGGATCAAAGTTTTAGTAATAGAAGCAGGGCCTCAAGTTAAAAGGCATGAAGCTAGTAATCATGAGCCAAAAAGTACATTAAAAAGATTATCAGGAGTTATAACAAAAAAACATGCCAATCAGTGCCAACATCCTGGTTATTGGAAAAATAATCCTGAGCTATATTCAAATGAATTGAAGCATCCTTATGACTTCCCAAAAAAGAAGCCATTTCTTTGGACACAAGGTAAACAATATGGGGGGAGATCATTAACTTGGGGAGGCATAACATTAAGACTTTCCTCAGAAGACTTTCATCCGGCTAAAAAAGACGGATTCGGACCAAACTGGCCTATTTCATACGAAGAAATTTCCCCGCACTACGATTTTGTTGAAAATTTCTGCGGAATTTATGGACGAAAAGATGATATCAAGGAGGTCCCAAACGGTAAATATATTGGTGAAATTCCTTTTACAGAAAACGAAAATGTTTTTGGTAGCAAAGTTAAATCAAAATTAAACTATCCATTTATCCAATCAAGAGGATTTGACCATAATTCATCTGTAAAAGAAAAAAATTGGCCGAAGTCCTCTAGTATAGGAAGCTCTTTAAAAAAAGCTTTAGATACTGGAAATGTACAAATAATCTCTAATTACCTAGTGGAGTCTTTTGAGATTAACAAGATAACAGAGCTTGCCTCAAAACTAACGATTGTAAACCTAGAAAATGGACACAAAGAAGTATTGGATTGTGATTTAATTCTTCTTTGCGCATCAACAATTTCAACACTGAGAATACTACTGAACTCAGAATACAAATCAAATTCCGCAGGGTTTAAGGATAATTCTGGGAAATTAGGTAAATACTTAATGGATCACATATCTATCTGTAGATTTTTTTCAGTCCCAAAAGCAAAAAACTCAGATAAATTACTAGATAATCCTCCCGATCTTTCTGGGGCAGGCAGCTTCTTTATTCCTTTTGGTTCAAATTTACCAGAAATTGAAGACATAAATTTCCATAGAGGTTATGGGATCTGGGGGGCAATTGATAGATTAGGGATACCTAAATTTTTACAAAAAGACGCAAACAAATCCATTGGCTTTCTTATCGCCCATGGTGAAGTCCTTCCTAGAGAGAAAAACTCAGTTTCTCTCTCAAGAAAAACAGATGAATGGGGAATACCAATTCCTTACATTGAATTCGAATGGAGCGAGAATGAGTTAAATATGGCAAAACATATGGAAAAAACAATACAAAAATCAGTCAAAGCTGCAAATGGAAAAATAAAAAATATTGATGAACTAATGAATATTCCATTGGGGAGTTTATTTACAAAAAATTTGATAGCACTTTCAAATAGTCCTCCTCCTCCTGGATATTATATTCATGAGGTAGGGGGAGCACCAATGGGGTTAAATGAAGAAAATAGCGTAGTTGATAAATTTAATAGATTGTGGAGATGCAAGAATGTACTGGTACTAGATGGTGCATGCTGGCCCACATCATCTTGGCAAAGTCCCACACTTACAATGATGGCCTTGAGTAGAAGAGCCTGTTTAAATATCAAAAAGACTTAG
- a CDS encoding pentapeptide repeat-containing protein has protein sequence MRFIILTFLIVVLTLPSRSFAALDYGKQSLVGADFSGSDLKGATFYLTDLQDANLSGCELQNATLYGAKLKDTNLSNSNLREVTLDSAVLDGTDLSNTNLEDSFAYSTQFENVKIQGADFTNVFLPKDIIRKFCESATGTNPITNRETRETLECDYI, from the coding sequence ATGAGATTTATAATTTTAACTTTTTTAATAGTTGTTTTAACCCTCCCTTCTAGAAGCTTCGCTGCCTTGGATTATGGTAAACAATCTTTGGTAGGGGCTGATTTTTCTGGATCTGATCTAAAAGGAGCAACTTTCTATTTGACTGATTTACAAGACGCAAATTTGTCAGGTTGTGAGCTTCAAAATGCGACTCTTTATGGAGCAAAATTGAAAGATACTAATTTAAGTAACTCCAACTTAAGAGAAGTAACTTTAGACTCGGCTGTTTTAGATGGAACAGATTTATCAAATACTAACTTGGAGGATTCTTTTGCTTATAGTACCCAGTTTGAAAATGTAAAAATACAAGGCGCAGACTTCACAAATGTTTTTTTGCCAAAAGATATTATTAGGAAATTTTGTGAAAGTGCTACTGGAACTAATCCAATTACAAATAGAGAAACCAGAGAAACTTTAGAGTGCGATTACATTTAA
- a CDS encoding LEM domain-containing protein: MNNRKIIKGYKTLISSRFKVDTSVDKSKDGIIYTLYSDAFNSLKVGFAENDKVLEKKLSSEALILLDMKKGKKKDLCLLITTLNELGIKYSDNFYFKYSGSLMKHLSTLGWPVGRSLYKQRKIKKELVCA; this comes from the coding sequence ATGAATAACAGAAAAATCATTAAAGGATACAAAACATTAATATCATCAAGATTTAAAGTAGATACTTCTGTAGATAAATCTAAAGATGGAATAATTTATACTCTTTATTCTGATGCATTTAATTCACTTAAAGTTGGTTTTGCTGAAAATGACAAGGTACTAGAAAAAAAATTATCAAGTGAAGCATTGATATTATTGGATATGAAAAAAGGCAAAAAGAAAGATCTATGTTTATTAATAACCACTCTAAATGAACTTGGTATCAAATATTCAGACAATTTTTATTTCAAATACTCAGGTTCTTTAATGAAACATTTATCTACTTTAGGTTGGCCTGTTGGAAGATCACTTTATAAACAAAGAAAGATTAAAAAAGAACTTGTATGTGCATAA
- a CDS encoding VHS domain-containing protein, translated as MPSNWSKIRDEWLDRTAVAKDDAKWALEALINSEEELFEIEQKIKNKEDAISQVKFLKKKVKETISSKEISLDDIALNTSNSNKVQISVPSNLTYLLKVWAAAEGRDLSSVAFQCLETGIREMKSKGSIPSIAVNRYDSACQKRIALAEVNNLLEKYELAQDEIK; from the coding sequence ATGCCTAGTAATTGGTCAAAAATAAGAGATGAATGGCTTGATAGAACCGCGGTGGCGAAAGATGACGCTAAATGGGCATTAGAAGCTTTAATTAATTCTGAAGAAGAGTTATTTGAAATAGAACAAAAAATAAAGAATAAAGAGGACGCTATAAGCCAAGTAAAATTTTTGAAGAAAAAGGTTAAAGAAACTATTTCCTCTAAAGAAATTAGTCTCGATGATATTGCATTAAATACTTCAAATTCAAACAAAGTACAGATCTCAGTACCATCAAATCTTACTTATCTTTTGAAAGTTTGGGCCGCGGCAGAAGGAAGAGATCTATCAAGTGTTGCTTTTCAATGTTTAGAAACTGGTATTAGGGAAATGAAAAGCAAAGGTTCAATACCTTCAATAGCAGTAAATAGATATGACTCGGCCTGTCAAAAGAGGATTGCACTAGCAGAAGTTAACAATCTATTGGAGAAATACGAATTAGCTCAGGATGAAATCAAATAA
- the gloA gene encoding lactoylglutathione lyase yields MRILHTMLRVGDLDKSIDFYVNRLGMNLLRKKDYPHGKFTLAFVGYGSEKENSVIELTYNWGKKSEDYKLGDKYGHIAIGVKDIHLICQGLENNGCKIITKPKTMKNSTTVLAFVEDPDGYKIELIERD; encoded by the coding sequence ATGCGTATCCTACATACAATGTTGAGAGTTGGAGATCTAGATAAATCCATTGATTTCTATGTCAATAGACTAGGCATGAATTTATTAAGAAAAAAGGATTATCCTCATGGAAAGTTCACTTTGGCATTTGTTGGTTATGGCTCAGAAAAAGAAAATTCAGTAATTGAATTAACCTATAACTGGGGCAAAAAGTCTGAAGATTATAAGCTTGGAGATAAATATGGTCATATAGCTATTGGAGTAAAAGATATTCATCTTATTTGCCAAGGATTAGAAAATAATGGTTGTAAAATAATTACCAAACCTAAAACAATGAAAAACAGTACTACTGTCTTAGCCTTTGTTGAGGATCCAGATGGATATAAAATTGAACTTATTGAAAGAGATTAA